One region of Clavibacter michiganensis subsp. tessellarius genomic DNA includes:
- the purU gene encoding formyltetrahydrofolate deformylase — protein MTDQATPARAPHRVLSFSCDDRPGIVHAIAGAIVEAGGDITESQQFSSADTGRFFMRLQIQSAADDDRLADALAAVVERYDATWHLDEVGRPLRTLVLGSTAEHCVNDLLFRQRAGQLPVEIPLVLSNHGKLADLAGFYGVPFEHVPVTDDASKRAFEERVIRAVEEHDVELVVLARYMQILSPELCARLSGRIINIHHSFLPGFKGANPYKQAHARGVKLIGATAHFVTSDLDEGPIVEQNVVRVDHSRSARELMAIGQDEESRTLTQAVRWFAEHRVLMDGARTIIFR, from the coding sequence ATGACCGACCAGGCCACCCCGGCGCGTGCCCCGCACCGCGTCCTCAGCTTCTCCTGCGACGACCGGCCGGGCATCGTCCACGCCATCGCCGGGGCCATCGTCGAGGCCGGCGGCGACATCACCGAGTCGCAGCAGTTCTCGAGCGCCGACACGGGCCGGTTCTTCATGCGCCTGCAGATCCAGAGCGCGGCCGACGACGACCGGCTGGCCGACGCGCTCGCCGCCGTGGTCGAGCGCTACGACGCGACGTGGCACCTCGACGAGGTGGGTCGGCCGCTGCGCACGCTCGTGCTGGGATCCACCGCCGAGCACTGCGTGAACGACCTCCTGTTCCGGCAGCGCGCGGGCCAGCTGCCCGTCGAGATCCCGCTCGTGCTCAGCAACCACGGGAAGCTCGCCGACCTCGCGGGCTTCTACGGCGTGCCGTTCGAGCACGTACCGGTCACCGACGACGCGTCGAAGCGGGCGTTCGAGGAGCGCGTGATCCGCGCGGTCGAGGAGCACGACGTCGAGCTGGTGGTGCTCGCGCGCTACATGCAGATCCTCTCCCCCGAGCTGTGCGCGCGGCTCAGCGGCCGGATCATCAACATCCACCACTCCTTCCTCCCCGGCTTCAAGGGCGCGAACCCCTACAAGCAGGCGCACGCGCGCGGCGTGAAGCTCATCGGCGCGACCGCCCACTTCGTCACGAGCGACCTCGACGAGGGGCCGATCGTGGAGCAGAACGTCGTGCGGGTCGACCACTCGCGCAGCGCCCGCGAGCTCATGGCCATCGGCCAGGACGAGGAGTCGCGCACCCTCACGCAGGCCGTGCGCTGGTTCGCGGAGCACCGCGTGCTGATGGACGGGGCGCGCACGATCATCTTCCGCTGA
- a CDS encoding S8 family serine peptidase — protein sequence MFVIPRSPRLRPESDRASSLRRATASVAATALIAAGLVTFGAGGAMAAPAPSVAKQASDLEDGRYIVTLVDQAAATYQGGIAGLPATQARSGTQLDARSAPVVEYTDHLEEQQQDVAASVGADIDYSYSLTVNGFSADLTAEQAAELSSDRKVQSVEIDRIYHPTSTPAADFLGLTGPDGVWAKTGGQESAGEGAVIGVIDTGIAPENPSFAGEPLGTAKGDEPYLDGSTIRFDKGDGKQFTGLCQTGEQFTAADCSTKIVGARYYVNGFGKANIGTAATGEYVSPRDGDGHGSHTGSTAAGNAGVEATIDGNPLGDISGVAPASKISAYKVCWSGPDPAVQTDDGCAGADLVAAIEQATKDGVDVINYSIGGGSAQTTFSATDAAFLGAASAGIFVSASAGNSGPGASTLDNASPWITTVAASTVAGNFEATAKLGDGQQYAGSSITVTEPVTGAFVTAASVAAAGATTPNLCGPGSLDPATAAGKIVLCERGTFDRVAKSAEVERAGGIGMVLVNPTPNSVDADTHAVPTVHLDADVYAAVSAYAATPGATVTLVPDNTTGVSAPTPQVAGFSSRGPVLADGSDILKPDVTAPGVSIIAATANAEGEDPTYALLSGTSMAAPHVAGLALLYLGERPNAPVSEIKSALMTTAYDTKDADGETVTDPFTQGAGHVDPRRYLDAGLLYLNDRSDWVAYLAALGYATGIDPVDPSELNLASIAIGTLTGSETVTREVTSTGPGTYTASVQGLAGVTADVTPSTLEFTEAGQTKSFEVSFTRTTAAVDRYATGSLTWTSADHVVRSPVAVNPVTIAAPAEVQGTGIDGSVDVTVTPGTTGPIALTAEGLAAGVVIPNPKDASSPFTGSGPAKTSATYPVTVPAGQLATRIDLDSADDAADLDLTVTRVVDGKVVATYTSATESADESVTIETPTAGDYVVKVDVFSIPEGETTEEYTVTKFDLSTTTDEGAFQVSPNPIDATQSRPATYTASWSDLAPETAYLGRVAYSGSASTTYVRVESGAIPAPVATAPPVITGTPTVGQTLTASPGTWDAEGLAFSYQWYADGTPLAGQTRATYRVSQSVAGKAITVVVTAKPATGPTGTATSEPVVIKLASTVTVGIKPSVLTSAQKAVVTVKVDSAAKAAPTGTVTVTVGTDAYEVTLDASGTGRVELPAYAKGRYAVTAAYAGDDANAPKTSAPKYLSVSR from the coding sequence GTGTTCGTGATCCCACGCTCCCCTCGGCTCCGTCCGGAGTCCGACCGCGCATCCTCCCTGCGCAGGGCGACGGCCTCCGTCGCCGCCACCGCCCTCATCGCCGCCGGCCTCGTCACGTTCGGAGCAGGGGGCGCGATGGCCGCGCCCGCGCCGTCCGTCGCGAAGCAGGCGTCCGACCTCGAGGACGGCCGCTACATCGTCACCCTCGTCGACCAGGCCGCCGCGACCTACCAGGGCGGCATCGCGGGTCTCCCCGCGACGCAGGCCCGCTCGGGCACGCAGCTCGACGCCCGGTCCGCTCCCGTCGTGGAGTACACCGACCACCTCGAGGAGCAGCAGCAGGATGTCGCGGCCAGCGTCGGCGCCGACATCGACTACTCGTACTCCCTGACGGTCAACGGGTTCTCGGCCGACCTCACCGCCGAGCAGGCCGCGGAGCTCTCGAGCGACCGGAAGGTCCAGAGCGTCGAGATCGACCGCATCTACCACCCCACCTCTACCCCGGCCGCCGACTTCCTCGGCCTCACGGGCCCCGACGGGGTCTGGGCGAAGACCGGCGGCCAGGAGAGCGCGGGCGAGGGCGCGGTGATCGGCGTCATCGACACCGGCATCGCCCCCGAGAACCCGTCGTTCGCGGGCGAGCCGCTCGGCACCGCGAAGGGCGACGAGCCCTACCTCGACGGATCCACGATCCGCTTCGACAAGGGCGACGGCAAGCAGTTCACGGGCCTGTGCCAGACCGGCGAGCAGTTCACCGCCGCCGACTGCAGCACCAAGATCGTGGGCGCGCGCTACTACGTGAACGGCTTCGGCAAGGCCAACATCGGCACCGCGGCGACGGGCGAGTACGTCTCCCCGCGCGACGGCGACGGGCACGGCTCGCACACCGGATCCACCGCGGCGGGCAACGCCGGCGTGGAGGCCACCATCGACGGCAACCCGCTCGGCGACATCTCGGGCGTCGCCCCGGCGTCGAAGATCTCGGCGTACAAGGTCTGCTGGTCCGGGCCCGACCCGGCCGTGCAGACCGACGACGGCTGCGCCGGCGCGGACCTCGTCGCCGCCATCGAGCAGGCGACGAAGGACGGCGTCGACGTCATCAACTACTCCATCGGCGGCGGCTCCGCGCAGACGACGTTCTCCGCGACCGACGCGGCGTTCCTCGGCGCGGCCAGCGCGGGCATCTTCGTGTCCGCCTCCGCGGGCAACTCCGGCCCTGGCGCCTCCACCCTCGACAACGCGTCGCCCTGGATCACCACGGTCGCCGCGAGCACGGTCGCGGGCAACTTCGAGGCCACCGCGAAGCTCGGCGACGGGCAGCAGTACGCGGGCTCGTCCATCACGGTCACCGAGCCGGTGACCGGCGCGTTCGTCACGGCGGCCTCCGTCGCCGCGGCCGGCGCGACCACCCCGAACCTGTGCGGACCCGGATCCCTCGATCCGGCCACGGCGGCCGGCAAGATCGTCCTGTGCGAGCGCGGCACCTTCGACCGCGTCGCCAAGTCGGCCGAGGTCGAGCGGGCCGGCGGCATCGGCATGGTGCTCGTGAACCCGACGCCCAACTCCGTCGACGCCGACACGCACGCCGTGCCGACGGTGCACCTCGACGCGGACGTCTACGCGGCCGTCTCCGCCTACGCGGCGACGCCCGGCGCGACCGTCACCCTGGTGCCCGACAACACGACCGGCGTCTCCGCCCCGACCCCGCAGGTCGCCGGCTTCAGCTCGCGCGGCCCGGTCCTCGCGGACGGCAGCGACATCCTCAAGCCCGACGTGACGGCGCCCGGTGTCTCGATCATCGCGGCGACGGCCAACGCGGAGGGGGAGGACCCGACCTACGCGCTGCTGTCCGGCACGTCGATGGCCGCCCCGCACGTGGCCGGCCTCGCGCTGCTGTACCTGGGCGAGCGCCCGAACGCGCCCGTCTCCGAGATCAAGTCGGCCCTCATGACCACCGCGTACGACACGAAGGACGCGGACGGCGAGACGGTCACGGATCCCTTCACCCAGGGCGCCGGGCACGTGGACCCGCGCCGCTACCTCGACGCGGGCCTGCTGTACCTCAACGACCGCAGCGACTGGGTCGCGTACCTCGCGGCCCTCGGCTACGCCACCGGCATCGACCCCGTCGACCCGTCGGAGCTCAACCTGGCGAGCATCGCGATCGGCACCCTCACGGGCTCCGAGACCGTGACGCGCGAGGTCACCTCCACCGGTCCCGGCACCTACACGGCCAGCGTGCAGGGCCTCGCGGGCGTCACGGCGGACGTCACCCCGTCCACGCTCGAGTTCACCGAGGCGGGCCAGACGAAGTCGTTCGAGGTGTCGTTCACGCGCACCACGGCGGCCGTCGACCGCTACGCCACCGGATCGCTCACCTGGACGAGCGCCGACCACGTCGTGCGCAGCCCCGTCGCCGTGAACCCCGTCACCATCGCGGCCCCGGCCGAGGTGCAGGGGACCGGCATCGACGGATCCGTCGACGTGACGGTGACGCCCGGCACCACCGGACCGATCGCGCTGACCGCCGAGGGCCTCGCCGCCGGCGTCGTGATCCCGAACCCGAAGGACGCCTCGTCGCCCTTCACCGGATCCGGCCCCGCCAAGACGTCCGCCACCTACCCGGTGACCGTCCCCGCGGGCCAGCTGGCCACCCGGATCGACCTCGACTCCGCGGACGACGCGGCCGACCTCGACCTCACGGTCACCCGGGTCGTCGACGGGAAGGTGGTGGCGACGTACACGTCGGCCACCGAGTCCGCCGACGAGTCCGTCACCATCGAGACGCCGACCGCCGGCGACTACGTGGTGAAGGTCGACGTCTTCTCGATCCCCGAGGGCGAGACGACGGAGGAGTACACGGTCACGAAGTTCGACCTGTCCACGACGACGGACGAGGGCGCCTTCCAGGTGTCCCCGAACCCGATCGACGCGACGCAGAGCCGGCCGGCCACCTACACGGCGTCGTGGAGCGACCTCGCTCCCGAGACCGCGTACCTCGGTCGCGTCGCCTACTCGGGCTCCGCGTCGACGACCTACGTGCGCGTCGAGTCGGGCGCGATCCCGGCCCCCGTCGCGACCGCGCCCCCCGTGATCACCGGCACGCCCACCGTCGGCCAGACGCTCACCGCGTCGCCCGGCACGTGGGACGCCGAGGGCCTGGCGTTCTCGTACCAGTGGTACGCGGACGGCACGCCGCTCGCCGGCCAGACGCGCGCGACCTACCGGGTCTCGCAGTCGGTCGCGGGCAAGGCGATCACGGTCGTCGTCACGGCGAAGCCGGCCACGGGTCCCACGGGCACCGCGACCAGCGAGCCCGTCGTGATCAAGCTGGCCAGCACGGTCACGGTGGGCATCAAGCCGTCCGTCCTGACCAGCGCCCAGAAGGCCGTCGTCACGGTCAAGGTCGACAGCGCGGCGAAGGCGGCGCCCACGGGCACCGTCACCGTGACGGTCGGCACGGACGCGTACGAGGTCACCCTCGACGCGTCGGGCACCGGCCGCGTCGAGCTGCCGGCGTACGCGAAGGGCCGGTACGCCGTGACCGCCGCCTACGCGGGCGACGACGCGAACGCGCCGAAGACCAGCGCGCCGAAGTACCTCTCCGTGAGCCGCTGA